The Lathyrus oleraceus cultivar Zhongwan6 chromosome 5, CAAS_Psat_ZW6_1.0, whole genome shotgun sequence genome includes the window aggataacttcttgaagcaacatttgataaacgcggggtatgccttaaaccaacctggattccaatactatcgccgggaaatagtgttggcaaattctgatgcagggaggtggatcgataatatcgaccgagcgaagtggactagatcatatgacgatggggtgaggtggggccacatgacaacaaatcttgtggaatcaatgaacggcgtctttaaggggatacgtaacctcccggtaaccgcattggtgagtgcgacgtattttcggatggcaacgttgttcgtaacaagaggcaggcgctggaatgaagtgttgcagacgagtcaggtatatagtgatgcctgcatgaagtttatgaggcaggaatctgccaaagccagcagccatcgggttacggaattcgaccgccatggccacacttttagtgtcaaggaaacaattgaccacaaccaagggctgcccagacaagagtatagggtcctaataccagaccgttggtgcgactgtggtcaatttcaggcctatcgtatgccttgttcccatgtcattgcagcgtgttcacacagccacttcgatgcattatcgctagtgtctccaatctacaaagttgcaacatttctcaatgtatacgacaatccctttccggtggtagcatttgaggcgtattggccagagtatgacggggaaattgtttggcacaacgaatcgatgcggcggaataaaagtggtcgcccaaatagcaggcgcattagaactgaaatggacgtcgcagagaaaatgcagaggaagtgtagcatatgtagacaactagggcataataagaacaaatgtccatatcgtggatctagttccacaacttagttttcactttcataaatctgtgtaccaaaatcattttaaattaaagtttactttttattccaaatagaagatgacacttgaacaacaaacacaaacatctaacattacaacaccaattactaaaacaaaaacaaatactggaacaaaaacaagtactaaaacaagaacaagtactagaacaataacaaatacaacaacaacatgacaaacaaccattaaaatctaagaaattacaacagttaacactatgtcgtctgatccatgcatcatttggatgcaatcaatgtcgctttcaacttcaacccaccaacgtatcgtttctccagtttcaaatgagaaccttgttctaagcctctgaatccttctgatgacttcaccaggttggtaatctccctctaaccaagacatcaaggacctttttagttggtccaacgaacggatgttccaaaatttcatctccattgggggtttcaaaggcgagaaaataacatgcccatccctttttaagattactggttcaggatccgggcgccttgatgatgttcgctgccatgacgacggtcttggggatgccatgaactcaacttgatacaGAAGGTGGTAGGAAacagtggtgaagaaaatgcaaggaaataacactttatttataggaaaagatctgggttgtacaccagtctacctaaccctaattagtgtcgcacttgattaattagggtttcaattaggtcataactaccaaactcggattataaccgatcaataaaccctaattataattgatacattaaccttaacatgaataaccctaattctcccaaaaatttataaataatattatttacttataaattaaattaatatatatataaataatatatatatatatatatatatatatatatatatatatatatatatatatatatatatatcttgtaaataaatatttatatatattaattaaatgtgtataatattaattgtttataaattaaattaatatatatatatatatatatatatatatatatataaattaatatatatataaattaatatatatatatatatcttgtaataattttatttatatataagtgttaatataaattaatataatttataaaaaaaatatatttatcaaatatctaatatttaaaaaaaaaaaaaaaattaataaaacatttaaaaaaaaaaaaaaaaaaaaaaaaagggattgggcataggcgccactcctagtggcgacttgccctacccattaagggtaggcgccaactagggtggcgcctatgtacacaattagggcaaattttgcccatttgtgtaatttttttgaaaaaatggttaattttgaatttttttttaaaattttggatatttaaaaaaaaaattcatggTACAATACCTATTAGTTTGATAAACATAATTGTATAAGTAGAATGTGCTAATTTGCATGTATATTCTATGTATTTGGTATATTGAAAATGCATAATTATGTTTTGTTTATAATATAAGTTAAATTCTTAATTCTTATCGAAGATCATGAAATGAAtattttgctttgttttgttgGGGATGCAATCAACTTTCAAACATATAATATCAGTGATTTGATTGTAAAATTTAGTTTCTTTTGgttatttttaaaattaatttgcataaaaaaaataattatcGTGTTAAATAAATCGGtgaaaaaaattaatttgaaaattgAGAGTTTGAAATTTTGAAGTATGGATTTGTTGATAACTAATGGAGTCAAATTTATTAAAGTTCATGATTTCAAAATTGATTTTTGATTTGGATTCTATGTAAATAACATGTTTGTGTTCAATGAGATTTATTATTGTAAGACAATTAAAGATCATCCAAAGATGGATCATGACTTATATAAACCTCTGAATTTATAGTCTAATATAACTATTAAATTCTGAGATGTGGAACTCTTTTAGAACCTTATCACGAAGGATAAAATCTGAGATTCCCACAAATGAAGAACATTGTGAGGAAAGTTCTTCACGGATTGttaaaacacaaaccaacaatTTGTCACTGAATGTTGAAAAACAATTCGAACTCAGAATAAGCAAGAGAGCCTGAAAGGCTAAAGATCTAGGACTGAACAAAGTCAATTCTCGACTTATTTATTTTATCTAGTAAGCAATAGCTTCAAGAGACTCATCTTGTTTAGAAGGAAGTATCATAGTGTGATGGTACACTAAACACCTACAAGTCTAGATTAATGACCAATGATTTTTTAAATAAAAAGAAGTTATTTATCATTTTGACACATATGCACTAGTAGCAAACACAACAAAAACTAGAGTATCGTTTGCACGAGTTTCTTTATATGACCTTATAGTTCCACAAACGAATGTCAAAATAACATTCCTAAATAGAGATCTCGATGAGGATATTTACATGGAGCGGTAGAAGATTATGTGGTAATGAATAAAAGGTGTGGAAGCTTGTCAAATCCTTGTAGGGATTAAAACAAGCATCGAAACAATGACATCAAAAGTTTCACTTTGTCATTGCAAGATTCACCAATTAATGGAGAGACACACAACTTAAGGGGAAACCTTTCAATCATTATGAAAacaaaaattcaaatattttttcatcatcaaaagGGGGATATTTTGAGAAATACATCTTATATCTAGTTCAATGTTGATAAAGACAAAgattatcaaagaagaaaaggaTAAAAAGTGACATGCACATCAATGATGAAGTTGATCAAGAAGGCTGAACATAGAAATTCAAGTGAAGATTTGAGACAAGTGAACATAACTAAGGCACTCATTGCAATTCATACTATATTACTTTaaattgctcagaatttcatcTTTCACTTCATCTAAAAACTTATTGCATAATCATGCATGATTACCTAAAAACCTTTTTCATCTAATTCTTGTAACAAGTGTTTATACACAAAGTTGTATGAGAATATTGCGATATTCCTTTGTCTCTATGTTGATTACATATTGATCATTAGCAATGAGATGAATGGAATTTTAGAAACAAAGAGGTTTCTAACTTCCACATTCAAGATGAATGATCTTAGACTAGTTAACACGCTTTTGGGGGTCAAAGTAAAGCGGAATAGTAGGGgtatgaacttagtcaaacacaTTATATTGAGAAAGCACTTGACAAGTTCAAACACTTACATTTTAAGAGAGTGAGTAATCTATTTGATCctagtgtcaaacttcaaaagaatgATGGAAGAGTTATGGTTCAGTTGGAGTGTGCAACTACATGCAATGTACTAGATTCGACATTGCATTTTCAATTAGTAAAATGAGTAGATTTTACTAGCAATCCAAATGGTGAGCATTGGAAGACCATCATTGGGATTTTCGACTATCTTATGAAAACCAAAAATCTTGGTCTCCATTATGGTAGATTTCTTGCCATATTAGAAGGATATACCAATACGAGTTTGATATCAAGTGTTGAATATCATAAATATGCATTTATATGGATATTTACACTAGCTGAGGGTACAATTTCTTGGAAGAGAAAGAAACAAATGTGGATCACTCTCTCAACCATAGAATCAGAGTTCAAGGCTCTTGCTTCCGCTGGTGAAGAAGTTGAGTGATTGAGAGACCTTCTGTTGGAAGTTCCATTGGCTAAAAACAATGTTTCAAAGGTGTTGATACATTGCGATAGTCAAGCCACTTTACCTAAAGCATACAAAAAATGTATAACAAAAAGTCTAGGCAAGTAGGATTTAGACATTCATTTGTGAGAAAATTGAATAAAGATGGAATCATTTCACTCACCTATATACGAACGAGCTATAATTTGGCTGATCCATTTATTAAGCAACTTGCCCGAAACTTAGTAAAAACAACCTCGAGAGGCATGAGGTTGAAACTCTTTGAGTAAGAGTTCTGACAGCGGCGTCAACCCAATCTTATGTTAACAGAATATTAACCtcaagattcaatgggtaacaacaagtcaTTGATTTGGATGTTTGTCGAACATTTCGTGATATTGTCGACCTTTAAAATGAGGGTTGAGTTTTTATTtaaactcttaatgaagttcaatGCCGAGGGTATGTGTTTCATGGAAAAAGGATACAATATGAACTTCACATATGTGAATTTCGAGATGGTgtcgtctcaaagtgagagttggagtttctctcacGAAAAGTTTATGAAACAGGAAAGTATATGGCCATAAATAAGTGCTAGGCGAGATATATAGAGGAAGAACCCTTAAAGGATGTGTGTAAGGTAACGTCGGTCTAATCATatggattaatggtttaaaagCATTGTTACCTAACATTCTGATTAGACTTTGCGTTGTCCTTGCTAAGGTTAAATTTTaaatcgaaagatacctaactgtattaaTATTCATTATTTCTCTTTTTCTGAAATTGAtcttgtcattattagaacaagcGGGAGATTGATGTAAATTATTAAGAATGAATAATCTTGAGTGTGTTCCAAAATAACAAGAAAATATGCAAGTGAAGATTAATTTTGAATTCGAAAATAGGCAAGTGTTGCAGTGAGTTTGAATGCGGAAATAGACAACACTTTGTGAAGTATTGCAAAATGAAAGTATGCAACTCTTGAAGAATGTTGCAGTAGACGAAACAATGTAATTTTTGGTAAAAACTTATAACTCTTAGTAAAAAGACGTTGTTTCACCAAGGATCACAACCTTGTGAAACAACACCAATATGTCCTATAAATAATTCATTTCGAATTCAGAAAAACACAACAAAAATAGTGCATCATCTTCACATAATTCCAGACACTCTTCCCTGCATTCGAATCTTCATCAATCTTGTGCAGATTCGATTAAAAGACTGAGTTATCTTGTATATTCTTACATTCCAACTCTAAGACTACAtgagagtgcttgaaatacttttaagaAAAATGACACCATTCACGATTCTAGTCTGGATTTCATCACCAATTTACCTAATAGCAATGTTTTTTAAGCAATCTTGGTGGTTGTTGACCATCGGTTTAAGTACAATTATTTTGTGCCACTTATACATCCTTTCACTACTCATTTTATTGTTGCTATCTTTGTGAAGAAAATCGTCCATTTACATGGCATTCCATAGTCAATTCTCATTGACCGTGACACCTTATTTGTGAGTATTTCCCAGTGTAAAACTAGTTTACCTCATCTTACACGTGTGAAATCTTACTCCCTtcaatttttattataaattattttagACATTTCACAGAAAAGAAAAATTATGAAGAATTTTACAAAATTATTCTTTattaattatataaaaaaaataaatttaaataattaaaagaaaagaaaataataaatacttaagaatttaataaaaaataacattaataattCCTTATAATTACAAAAACGACTTGTAAAAGAACAGAGGGAGGAGGTATCAATCCATCACAATCATAACCTTACAAGTATTTGAGTTTACTTGCCTAAACCAATACCCCAATACAACATAGAAAACAGTTAATGCTACAATTAATGCTGAATAAAACAATCTATCATATTTACATACAAAACTAAAATACAGATCTTCCACAAGCAGTATCCTACAAAAATTCCCACATTGTAAAAAATGTGAAAAGATCTTGTGGGATGATTAGGATCACATTCACCCATCTAAATACAACACTCCAAACTTGCAATGAAGGAACAAATGCATAGTTGTCTCTACTTCCTCGTCACACAACAGGCATTGTGTAAACCATAGAGATGAATCTAGCCGCCTACATCTCACAGGTTTGACAGCATAGATTTCAGTTTATCAAAAAAAAATGCCTTTCATATTCATGAGAATCTAACCAAGCATTTGAAAGGGGAAAAAAATCCACCGCCAACATCTCCATCAGAAAATATCAAATCAACACTCTTCAAAGATTCAGTAAGAAAATGCACTAGTTAGTTTACAATGTAATAATACTCCTAGGTATATCTGATCTCTCGTTCATGGCAAGACCATTACATTTCTACAGGAACAAATAGGACCAAGAAAGTAACCAAAGCAATTTGTCAAAAAAAAGGAAAATCAGGGGATTTATGCTTGTGATTTAACCCCTCCAAGAGTAGAATGCAGGCTAGAGAACAAGACAAGTCAACAGCCACTCATTAGAATGCAATATAGGTTTATAACCTTTTTCAAGTACAAGTGTGAAAGTACTTATCTTAAAGTTAACATGACTCAATCTATTAACTTTTTCATCGATGGTTATCCACTTTCACTTTACATTATAAAGTTCACCATGTAGTCTAGAGGATACTAAATTTTTAAGCAAGTCGTTTCTCTACACATGAGTAGCAAAATAAGCAACTTAACAGCATGGCATTGGCATCACAACTTTATAGTCAATATGTAGTAAATAACTCATTATTCTCACAGTCACACACGACCAACCTTACACCCAGTGTTTTATTTTATATTAGCTAGATTCATAAACAAGTATTATATTGGCTCGATAAGAAgacaaacaaacatttctaacaACATTGCAAACAAAATGACCACCAGCTCATGGTATACACTAAATAATCAAATCATCTCCCACAAATAACCACATACCAAAGCGATGGTTCCCTATGCATAATGCAAGCTAATTAAAATGAAACCCCTAACGCATCTCATTTCTTAAGATTAATAACTGCCTCAGATTCATTTGGTCACAGAATTATTTTTGAACCATGTAAGTTTGTATGTAATAGTAAGATACATCACAAATTGTATTGGAATAAACTAATAATGGACAATACACAAGTGAGACAAATTGAAAACCTGATGGCAGTCTCTCCTTGTTGGGAGACAAGTGTTGCTAGTGGACTAAAGGTGTTGTTAGTGGACTCAATTGAAGAGCTTCTGCTCTGCGAATATAACTTTCCTGCAATGGAACTGCCTGCTAATGGTTGAAATAGGCAAATGTGAACCTTGACAAACTTTTCaaaacatgatttttttttcaaatgtAACACAGCACAGACTAGTTTCCAGACATATCTGTTTACTAGAGACTATATGTTGAATATTGAATATTTTCCAGTCATGTTAAACAAAAATAGATCATTCCATTTTGAATCATCAAAGTATATTTTTCTTGAAAGCAACAAATGCATTCCTTTCCGACTAAATTACAAGTCTAGAAAACTACCCAACTCAAACAGTTCAATCTATCTCTCCCCCAACTGTCTTTTACACCCTCACAAAGCAATGGTTCCGTATAATTAGATGTTGTTTCTGTGAATTGACCAAAACCACTGGTTTCTTCATATCCTATTTTTTCATTATTAAAAAAAAATGCAAGCTATACAAAAAATATAACCAGCTCGACTAGGATGAAGTCAAACCATAAACATATTTAGGCTTAAGTCTGTTTATGCCTGCAATTGTTATACCTTTGTTTATGCCTGCAATTGTTATACCTTTGTTTATGCCTGCAATTGCTATACCGCTCTTCCACAACCAAACTGTCACGAAGACAGGCAGATGATGCTCCATCAGTGATATCATCAGGAGAAGCAGCAATTTCTGATCACAAACGGCTTTGGAGCAACTTCGCACGTCCCAACCCAAAATTTTCCTGTGACATGATTTCAGATAACTCATCTGTGGATGTGGATTGACTGCCCACATGTATGTAAGCTACAGGCATCAGATGACATGCCATCAGCATCCTAATTTCTCATCCAATTACTTGAAAGTTTTCACTATCACCTATGAGCTTTCCCAGCAAGGTCTTGTCATAAAGTAGACCCTGcaaaagaaacatgtcagaattACTGTAATTTTAATTACAAGCAAAAAGTCGACGATATGAATTGACAGTGACCTTGTCGACTTTAATGTGCAACTAAAACAAACATATTCCTTAATTTGATTAATGCATAAACCAAGGACAACCTAGGCAGAGACCAACTCATCAAAACACAAAGCAAGCAATGTCTATAAAGCGTTCACACAAACGCTGAGAATAATAAAAACAGTACAGaatacatacatacatacatacatacatagTATGTTTTCGTTTTTTAGCAAGTCACCTGTACACATCCATTCCAAGGCAATTGAAACAGAAGGGAGTTGTTCTTGTCCATCTGCTGAATTCCAGTCATTATTTCCCAAGTAACTCTATCAAACGGAGATAGTCCAGAACTTTTTCTTTTCCTATAAACACCTTTTGAAGCAATTTCTGCAACGACATTTTTTGGAGCCCATGATACCCTTTTGAGTCTCTTTCTGCAATTACTTAGATTGGTCTTACAAAACAATCTTGGTGCAGCACCTGACCTAACCTTTTTGCTCTGGTCTGGTTGGCGAGCTGATACTTACAACAATAGCATTGGTTGCATATGTAGTAATTATATCATGGTTGTCTCGTAGCAGAGAAAATTCCTTTAATATCTACAGGAATACAATTCCTTCCTTCCTGACTAAATTACATGTCTAGAAAACTACCCAACTCAAATCGTTCAATCTTTCTCTCCCCTAACTGCCATATACATCCTTACAAAAAAGTTTAAGCATAGCTTGCAATTCTTTTACATTAGCCCAACAAAACAATAATGACAAGTCAATCTAATACGCCTTGGAATTCTATGTCAACCAAAGGAACTTATCTTGTGAGTATAATTGTTATTCTAGAACATAAATACATCTTTCTACTTAGCTCTCTACCAATAACTTCATATGCAATTTCTCTGACATATCCCATTGCTTACACCCACAACCACCCTTCATTGCCCACTAATTATAACATGAAATTGCATAtatcataaaaaaataaattaaaaaacaGGATATGTTTATTgtacaaaaaaaaatcatcacAAGATTGTGAATGAGAGTGAAATTATAAAGTAGAATTTCATATTAGTAAGTTTGTGACAAGGTTAGGACTGTTGTTGAACACATGTTCTATGAAGTATCATTCAAGTAAATAAAAGTTTACATGCGGCTGAAATCCTTGGGCACGAAGATAATTCTATTAACATTTGAAGCTTTGTATTTTTGTCTACATAGTTGGCAGTCTGAATTGCCATGGTGCTTAGTACTCTTGAATTCTGCATTATATATTTTGCAAAAGGAAGCTCGCAATTTATGTGAGTGTAATTTCTAAGTTCGCATGTTGTAAAATGAGATAAAAGGCATTCTGGAACAACTTCTGGGTCCTCCCATTTGTTAACATAGCAACGGGTAAGATTAAAGACCTGATCAATGATAAGGGTTTGAAGGTTGGGGGAATTTTTAAGCAGTTTTACAAGCCAAGGCCACTTCAAAATCACCAATGATGGATAGTCAAAGTTGAACATAAGCTCCAAGTGGGTTAAATTGTGAAACATGCCGCTTATACTAGTAATGGGTTTCCAGTTCTGCATTGAGTTGTAAAGAACAGTTAAACTAACAAGTGACACTAAATTTGGACTAGTGGGAGAAATTGATACATACCAGTTGTATGCGGAGATGCTCCACATTATGAAGCCACTGAAGCCCAATCATGATATCACTGGAAATGTTAGCTCTGACCAAATTGGATATTGCAAAACCTAAATCATACGTCTGATTAGGGATTTTCATTCTTAGATCCTTTGTTTCCAACTCCTCTAGAATGGGACAGCCAGATAGAAGTTTTTGGAGATATGCATAACATGTGAAAGTCACACGTTTCATGCGAAGGACTTTGAGCGAGGGAAGATCAACGCACGGAACGTCGTTCAATTTTATCCTCTTCAATTTGAGGACCGACAAGGTTACGCTGGTTAGAACGAAAGAAGGCAGTGCCGGAGAGTAATCTGAGTGGGAGATGATTAGGGTTTGAACTCCTCTTGTAATTGGCACGTAAAGAAAATTGTAGAAATCTTTATCGCAGAAGAGGTAGTGAAAATGAAGGTGGAATGAGAGGATGGGAAGGATGCTATCTCGCAGTCGCATGGTGACGAAGGAATAGAAGAATTGGCAAAAGGAGAAGGTGCTTGGAAAGGATCTGTCATCGAAGTAGAGGCTGAGTTGTGAGCGCCAGAGTGGTTTCCAACGTTTGGAAAGGATGCTTGTGGCGACGGCGTGTTTTGTTGGAAGGAATGAGAGGATGTGATCGAGAAGTGAGTCCGGTAAAGCACTTAGTCTGTCTTCTTTTGGTCGAATGCGAAACCGAAGCAAACACATTCCAGTGGACATGTTTGCAGCAATAGTCGTTTTACAACTCGTAGCCTACGTTTTATAGCCATCTTGCTCTGTGTACTTTACAATGTTTACGATGTGGGACATTCGAAAGATTGGTTGAGAATGAATTCGTAATCCTAATAGTCTAAATTGATATTAATTTTATAAAGAAAATATACTCTCTCCGTCTCTCATTTATC containing:
- the LOC127088112 gene encoding F-box/FBD/LRR-repeat protein At4g26340 isoform X2, yielding MSTGMCLLRFRIRPKEDRLSALPDSLLDHILSFLPTKHAVATSILSKRWKPLWRSQLSLYFDDRSFPSTFSFCQFFYSFVTMRLRDSILPILSFHLHFHYLFCDKDFYNFLYVPITRGVQTLIISHSDYSPALPSFVLTSVTLSVLKLKRIKLNDVPCVDLPSLKVLRMKRVTFTCYAYLQKLLSGCPILEELETKDLRMKIPNQTYDLGFAISNLVRANISSDIMIGLQWLHNVEHLRIQLGLLYDKTLLGKLIGDSENFQVIG
- the LOC127088112 gene encoding F-box/FBD/LRR-repeat protein At4g00160 isoform X1, translated to MSTGMCLLRFRIRPKEDRLSALPDSLLDHILSFLPTKHAVATSILSKRWKPLWRSQLSLYFDDRSFPSTFSFCQFFYSFVTMRLRDSILPILSFHLHFHYLFCDKDFYNFLYVPITRGVQTLIISHSDYSPALPSFVLTSVTLSVLKLKRIKLNDVPCVDLPSLKVLRMKRVTFTCYAYLQKLLSGCPILEELETKDLRMKIPNQTYDLGFAISNLVRANISSDIMIGLQWLHNVEHLRIQLNWKPITSISGMFHNLTHLELMFNFDYPSLVILKWPWLVKLLKNSPNLQTLIIDQVFNLTRCYVNKWEDPEVVPECLLSHFTTCELRNYTHINCELPFAKYIMQNSRVLSTMAIQTANYVDKNTKLQMLIELSSCPRISAACKLLFT